One segment of Parachlamydia acanthamoebae DNA contains the following:
- a CDS encoding LPS assembly lipoprotein LptE — MKTISVPYVQGDKDGALTSAIVRELCNSDCYQYVTNQGDLSLIVKIVDLRDENIGFRYYRKQRGKLTNSVIPTETRLWAKVEIALLDNDTGNYILGPALIETNADFDHDYYLNLHGINIFSLGQLSDVDSARDAVWEPLNKAISQKIVDYVSNSW; from the coding sequence ATGAAAACAATTTCTGTCCCTTATGTACAAGGGGATAAGGATGGGGCTTTAACATCTGCGATTGTACGTGAACTATGCAATAGTGATTGCTACCAATACGTCACAAATCAAGGCGATTTATCTCTCATAGTTAAAATTGTAGATTTACGTGATGAAAATATAGGATTCCGTTATTATCGAAAACAACGAGGAAAGCTCACAAATTCGGTGATTCCGACGGAGACTCGTTTATGGGCAAAAGTGGAGATTGCTTTACTGGATAATGACACAGGAAATTATATTTTAGGCCCTGCTCTAATTGAAACGAATGCAGACTTCGATCATGACTACTACTTAAATCTTCACGGCATTAATATTTTTTCCCTCGGCCAGTTGAGTGATGTTGACTCAGCTCGAGATGCTGTATGGGAACCTTTAAACAAAGCCATAAGTCAAAAGATTGTAGATTATGTCAGCAATAGCTGGTAG
- a CDS encoding ATP-binding protein, whose product MSAIAGSRDNNIAKTFPAELDQLYNMLRFVKENAFAFGVNSDDAIKVELAMEEALVNIITYGYPEDQKGTIEILCAPVKKTGMQILIKDHGIPYNPLANANKLLTNTPSGGQILGGYGIYFILKIMDEVNYHRERDCNCLTLIKYTT is encoded by the coding sequence ATGTCAGCAATAGCTGGTAGCAGAGACAATAATATTGCTAAAACTTTTCCCGCTGAATTGGATCAGCTCTATAACATGCTGCGTTTTGTTAAAGAAAACGCATTCGCATTTGGAGTGAATTCGGATGATGCAATTAAAGTTGAATTGGCCATGGAAGAGGCTTTAGTCAATATCATTACCTATGGTTACCCTGAAGATCAAAAAGGGACCATTGAAATTTTATGTGCACCTGTCAAAAAAACGGGCATGCAAATTCTCATCAAAGATCACGGAATTCCCTATAATCCTTTAGCAAATGCAAATAAGTTATTGACCAACACTCCCAGCGGGGGGCAAATCTTGGGCGGATACGGCATTTATTTCATTTTGAAAATCATGGATGAAGTCAATTATCATAGAGAAAGGGATTGCAACTGTCTAACTCTTATTAAATATACGACCTAG
- a CDS encoding D-alanyl-D-alanine carboxypeptidase family protein, producing the protein MLKLTYYLIISLLFFSNSLFSNTLDVFVEAEAAILMNAETGKILYEKNIHTSYFPASITKIATAAFVLKFFSDKLDVIVTAEQDSIGWVTEEAKRKSNYTLPAYWLVPGGTHMGIMKGEQLSLEDLLHGLMLVSANDSANVIAQYVGGTVPDFVDQLNAYAKQAGCQHTTFHNPHGLHHPEHKTTAYDMALLAKEALSIPAFCKMFGTVKYTRPKTNKQESSVLVQNHPLLKQGKFYYAKALGAKTGYTNLAAHNLVVAARDKGRTLIAVLLKTKERDQLFKDAIKLFEAAFQQPKVERLLLRQGIQKFTQKPNWASQPLKAYLDEDVKISYFSAEEPQVQCAVEWLNLEPPIQKGQTIGQVCLTDREGAFKKYVPVKAYEELSASWSFWIKQSFGELLFWHKATKIFAIVCILLFFGGLVFQFRRR; encoded by the coding sequence ATGCTTAAACTTACTTATTATTTGATTATCTCTTTATTATTTTTCTCAAATTCCCTTTTTTCAAATACGCTTGATGTTTTTGTGGAAGCGGAAGCTGCAATCTTAATGAATGCAGAAACGGGAAAAATTCTTTATGAAAAAAATATTCACACCTCTTATTTCCCTGCAAGTATTACAAAAATTGCAACAGCCGCTTTTGTTCTTAAATTTTTTTCAGACAAATTAGACGTTATTGTCACTGCGGAGCAAGATTCCATTGGATGGGTGACTGAAGAAGCGAAAAGGAAATCGAACTATACCTTGCCAGCTTATTGGTTAGTTCCCGGGGGAACCCATATGGGAATCATGAAAGGCGAGCAACTTTCTTTAGAGGATCTGCTTCACGGTCTCATGTTGGTTTCTGCTAACGATTCCGCGAATGTTATCGCGCAATACGTGGGAGGGACGGTTCCTGATTTTGTGGATCAGCTCAATGCCTATGCGAAACAAGCAGGATGTCAGCACACGACTTTTCATAATCCGCATGGCTTGCACCACCCCGAACATAAAACAACGGCATATGATATGGCGCTTTTAGCAAAAGAAGCGCTCAGCATTCCTGCATTTTGTAAAATGTTCGGAACGGTTAAATACACAAGGCCTAAAACAAATAAGCAAGAATCTTCTGTCTTAGTTCAAAATCATCCTTTGCTTAAGCAGGGTAAATTTTATTATGCTAAAGCTCTTGGTGCTAAAACAGGTTACACCAATCTCGCCGCGCATAATTTAGTTGTGGCTGCTAGAGATAAAGGTCGAACTTTAATTGCGGTCCTACTAAAAACAAAAGAGAGGGACCAGCTTTTTAAAGATGCCATTAAATTATTTGAGGCAGCTTTTCAACAACCAAAAGTGGAACGGTTGCTTTTAAGGCAAGGCATTCAAAAATTTACACAAAAACCTAATTGGGCTTCTCAACCCTTAAAAGCCTATTTGGATGAGGATGTCAAGATCTCCTACTTTTCCGCCGAAGAACCTCAAGTCCAGTGTGCGGTTGAATGGTTGAATTTGGAACCTCCCATTCAAAAAGGACAAACGATTGGGCAAGTTTGCTTGACAGATCGGGAAGGAGCCTTTAAAAAATATGTGCCCGTAAAAGCCTATGAGGAGCTCTCGGCGAGCTGGTCGTTCTGGATAAAACAATCATTTGGTGAATTATTATTTTGGCACAAAGCCACAAAAATTTTTGCCATTGTGTGCATATTGCTATTTTTTGGAGGACTCGTATTTCAATTTAGAAGACGTTAG
- a CDS encoding aldo/keto reductase, giving the protein MEYRQLGYSGFKVPVLSFGTATFGGGTEFFKAWGETDVKEASRLVDVCLESGVNMFDSADIYSNGLSEEVLGQAIKGRRDKILISTKATFRFGSDPNDVGSSRYHLINACENSLKRLGTDYIDLYQMHGFDAMTPVEETLSALDNLIKSGKIRYIGCSNFSGWHLMKSLAVSEKYGWARYVAYQGYYSLIGRDYEWELMPLNLDQKVGLTVWSPLGWGRLTGKVRRGQPLPAHSRLPATGDMGPPVENEYLYHVVDVLDEIAKETGKTIPQVALNWLLQRPTVVNIIIGARNEQQLKDNLGAVGWNLTPEQVKKLDVASARTPIYPYWHQKGFEERNPSPV; this is encoded by the coding sequence ATGGAATATAGGCAATTAGGATATTCAGGTTTTAAGGTGCCCGTTTTGAGTTTTGGAACCGCTACTTTTGGCGGAGGAACCGAATTCTTTAAAGCATGGGGAGAGACTGATGTAAAGGAAGCCTCTCGTTTAGTTGATGTTTGCTTAGAAAGCGGAGTCAATATGTTTGATAGCGCGGACATTTATTCAAATGGCCTATCTGAAGAGGTTCTTGGGCAGGCCATTAAAGGGCGGCGAGATAAAATTCTGATTTCAACCAAAGCGACATTTCGGTTTGGTTCGGATCCAAACGATGTGGGATCCTCCCGCTATCATTTAATCAATGCGTGTGAAAACAGTCTGAAACGTCTCGGAACTGATTACATCGATCTTTATCAAATGCATGGATTTGATGCCATGACACCTGTCGAAGAAACCTTAAGTGCATTAGATAATCTCATTAAAAGTGGAAAGATTCGCTACATTGGATGCTCCAATTTTTCAGGATGGCATCTTATGAAGTCATTGGCCGTTTCAGAAAAATATGGATGGGCGCGTTATGTAGCTTATCAAGGGTATTATTCTCTAATCGGACGAGACTATGAATGGGAATTGATGCCTTTAAACTTAGATCAGAAGGTTGGCTTAACGGTCTGGAGTCCTTTAGGTTGGGGGCGATTGACAGGTAAAGTTCGTCGGGGGCAGCCCTTGCCTGCTCATAGCCGGTTGCCAGCCACTGGCGATATGGGGCCTCCAGTTGAAAATGAGTACCTCTATCATGTGGTGGACGTTCTCGATGAGATCGCGAAGGAGACGGGTAAAACAATTCCTCAGGTGGCTTTAAATTGGCTTTTACAGAGACCAACAGTAGTCAACATTATTATTGGTGCTCGCAATGAACAGCAGTTAAAAGATAATCTTGGTGCTGTGGGCTGGAATTTAACTCCTGAGCAGGTAAAAAAATTAGATGTGGCAAGTGCGCGGACTCCGATCTATCCTTATTGGCATCAAAAAGGTTTTGAGGAAAGAAATCCATCACCTGTTTAA